The following are encoded in a window of Dioscorea cayenensis subsp. rotundata cultivar TDr96_F1 chromosome 16, TDr96_F1_v2_PseudoChromosome.rev07_lg8_w22 25.fasta, whole genome shotgun sequence genomic DNA:
- the LOC120278475 gene encoding protein unc-13 homolog isoform X1: protein MDASRLLHLYRRDRRKLLEFVLSSAPAGTSSDSSLDLSSVDLDTLSIDYVLDRVQSGGGLDFSEGKKQFFDEMKFPVMLKSLPRSTFFLISNMNMSGSPPQRIPPQILSNVTYDRPSCLSKQSTPYTGPEIGQYGVEIGSGIAAAEVAQVQLGRDANLPSLGLPALRTGLSDDDVRETAYEILLASLFLSGVRVHFSEERKRSRHLKGLRSKKDVSNHRSLPTDSYSELLDIIRVQMEISESMDALIKQGLRGFCSGTMNENVDVPQIALELLTTISKSDFSNEKAYTHWHKRQVNTLEELLLGSHGFVTEQKLSSFFSELKNIRAWVSNNGSAGHVEVLTAIRRFASSLSSKPGKFGIPSETYYWTESYHLNLRLYEKFLSSVFDVLDDGQIIEVAEEIISIFKLTWPTLGITKKIHDILYCWVLFQQFTRTGEVTLLELAFFEIHKVASRSDGDVNEEAYFRSLICSAEVYCYKKKMSLVDAVFFNIKWWCGKQLEDYHLHFNEDNSAIYERMMTLATFVEECLADECRDNECSKLMDATEAASKLVQSFVEKSIQAAYKRVLDLLHIKSKTEQKHPLAILANELKLIVEKDANVFIPILSLHFPQVIMHSSRILHQLYGEQLRPFLEGVTHLSEGAISVLAAATSLERSLTKILGSMCGDGVESLCSNHLQPYQVYFAVSFLFT, encoded by the exons ATGGACGCCTCTCGCCTGCTCCACCTCTACCGCCGCGACCGCAGGAAGCTCCTCGAGTTCGTGCTTTCCTCTGCCCCTGCTGGAACTTCTTCGGACTCCTCTTTGGATTTGAGCTCTGTTGATTTGGATACTCTTAGCATTGACTACGTCCTCGATCGCGTTCAATCCG GTGGAGGTCTTGATTTCTCCGAGGGTAAAAAGCAGTTCTTTGATGAAATGAAGTTCCCTGTTATG CTAAAATCATTACCTCGGAGTACATTTTTCCTTATTTCAAACATGAATATGTCTGGATCTCCTCCGCAGCGAATTCCTCCTCAGATTTTATCAAATGTAACTTATGACCGTCCATCATGTTTATCAAAGCAGTCAACTCCTTACACCGGTCCTGAAATTGGCCAGTATGGTGTTGAAATTGGTTCAGGAATTGCAGCAGCAGAAGTTGCACAAGTTCAATTAGGCAGAGATGCAAATTTGCCCTCTTTAGGTTTACCTGCCTTGCGCACAG GATTGTCAGATGATGATGTCAGAGAGACAGCCTATGAGATTCTGCTTGCTTCTCTGTTCCTCTCAGG AGTACGAGTGCATTTCTCTGAAGAGAGAAAGAGGTCAAGACACTTAAAAGGATTGAGGTCTAAAAAAGATGTGTCAAATCATCGTTCTCTACCCACAGATAGCTATTCTGAATTGCTGGATATAATTCGTGTACAAATGGAG ATTTCAGAATCAATGGATGCACTCATTAAACAAGGTTTGAGGGGCTTCTGTTCAGGGACAAtgaatgaaaatgttgatgTTCCCCAAATAGCACTGGAGCTGCTAACTACCATTAGTAAGTCAGATTTTTCTAATGAGAAGGCATACACACATTGGCATAAGAGACAG GTAAATACCTTGGAAGAGCTACTTCTTGGTTCTCATGGATTTGTTACTGAACAAAAACTAAGTAGTTTCTTCTCAGAGCTAAAAAATATAAGG GCTTGGGTTTCAAATAATGGCTCCGCTGGACATGTTGAAGTTCTGACTGCTATAAGAAGATTTGCTTCAAGTTTGTCCAGTAAGCCTGGAAAGTTTGGCATTCCAAGTGAAACCTACTACTGGACAGAGAGCTACCATCTAAATCTTAGGCTTTATGAGAAATTTCTCTCCAGTGTTTTTGATGTTCTTGACGATGGTCAGATTATAGAG GTGGCTGAGGaaattatttccattttcaaGCTGACCTGGCCCACATTAGGAATCACTAAAAAGATACATGACATATTATATTGTTGGGTGCTTTTTCAACAG TTCACACGGACCGGAGAGGTTACACTATTAGAATTGGCCTTCTTTGAAATACATAAGGTTGCATCAAGAAGTGACGGTGATGTAAATGAGGAGGCGTACTTTAGAAGTCTTATTTGTTCAGCAGAGGTTTACTGCTATAAAAAGAAGATGAGTTTGGTAGATGCTGTGTTCTTTAATATCAAATGGTGGTGTGGCAAGCAGTTAGAGGACTATCATTTGCATTTTAATGAG GATAACTCTGCCATCTATGAGAGGATGATGACCTTGGCAACATTTGTGGAGGAATGTCTTGCTGATGAATGCAGAGACAATGAG TGTAGCAAATTAATGGATGCAACTGAAGCAGCATCTAAGTTAGTGCAATCATTTGTGGAAAAGTCAATTCAGGCTGCATACAAACGA GTCCTTGACTTACTGCATATAAAATCTAAAACGGAGCAAAAGCATCCTTTGGCTATCCTTGCTAATGAATTGAAGTTAATTGTTGAGAAAGATGCCAATGTGTTTATTCCCATATTATCCCTACATTTTCCTCAAGTGATAATGCATTCTTCTAGAATTTTGCACCAACTTTATGGGGAGCAGCTG aGGCCTTTCTTGGAAGGTGTCACACATCTTTCAGAAGGTGCCATCTCTGTGCTTGCAGCAGCTACTAGTTTAGAGCGTTCTCTGACTAAAATACTTGGTTCGATGTGCGGAGATGGTGTGGAATCACTTTGTAGCAATCATTTGCAACCATATCAGGTTTATTTTGCAGTTTCATTCTTATTTACATGA
- the LOC120278475 gene encoding protein unc-13 homolog isoform X2, with amino-acid sequence MNCSSRSCTSSIRQRCKFALFRFTCLAHRMYKGLSDDDVRETAYEILLASLFLSGVRVHFSEERKRSRHLKGLRSKKDVSNHRSLPTDSYSELLDIIRVQMEISESMDALIKQGLRGFCSGTMNENVDVPQIALELLTTISKSDFSNEKAYTHWHKRQVNTLEELLLGSHGFVTEQKLSSFFSELKNIRAWVSNNGSAGHVEVLTAIRRFASSLSSKPGKFGIPSETYYWTESYHLNLRLYEKFLSSVFDVLDDGQIIEVAEEIISIFKLTWPTLGITKKIHDILYCWVLFQQFTRTGEVTLLELAFFEIHKVASRSDGDVNEEAYFRSLICSAEVYCYKKKMSLVDAVFFNIKWWCGKQLEDYHLHFNEDNSAIYERMMTLATFVEECLADECRDNECSKLMDATEAASKLVQSFVEKSIQAAYKRVLDLLHIKSKTEQKHPLAILANELKLIVEKDANVFIPILSLHFPQVIMHSSRILHQLYGEQLRPFLEGVTHLSEGAISVLAAATSLERSLTKILGSMCGDGVESLCSNHLQPYQVYFAVSFLFT; translated from the exons AT GAATTGCAGCAGCAGAAGTTGCACAAGTTCAATTAGGCAGAGATGCAAATTTGCCCTCTTTAGGTTTACCTGCCTTGCGCACAG GATGTACAAAGGATTGTCAGATGATGATGTCAGAGAGACAGCCTATGAGATTCTGCTTGCTTCTCTGTTCCTCTCAGG AGTACGAGTGCATTTCTCTGAAGAGAGAAAGAGGTCAAGACACTTAAAAGGATTGAGGTCTAAAAAAGATGTGTCAAATCATCGTTCTCTACCCACAGATAGCTATTCTGAATTGCTGGATATAATTCGTGTACAAATGGAG ATTTCAGAATCAATGGATGCACTCATTAAACAAGGTTTGAGGGGCTTCTGTTCAGGGACAAtgaatgaaaatgttgatgTTCCCCAAATAGCACTGGAGCTGCTAACTACCATTAGTAAGTCAGATTTTTCTAATGAGAAGGCATACACACATTGGCATAAGAGACAG GTAAATACCTTGGAAGAGCTACTTCTTGGTTCTCATGGATTTGTTACTGAACAAAAACTAAGTAGTTTCTTCTCAGAGCTAAAAAATATAAGG GCTTGGGTTTCAAATAATGGCTCCGCTGGACATGTTGAAGTTCTGACTGCTATAAGAAGATTTGCTTCAAGTTTGTCCAGTAAGCCTGGAAAGTTTGGCATTCCAAGTGAAACCTACTACTGGACAGAGAGCTACCATCTAAATCTTAGGCTTTATGAGAAATTTCTCTCCAGTGTTTTTGATGTTCTTGACGATGGTCAGATTATAGAG GTGGCTGAGGaaattatttccattttcaaGCTGACCTGGCCCACATTAGGAATCACTAAAAAGATACATGACATATTATATTGTTGGGTGCTTTTTCAACAG TTCACACGGACCGGAGAGGTTACACTATTAGAATTGGCCTTCTTTGAAATACATAAGGTTGCATCAAGAAGTGACGGTGATGTAAATGAGGAGGCGTACTTTAGAAGTCTTATTTGTTCAGCAGAGGTTTACTGCTATAAAAAGAAGATGAGTTTGGTAGATGCTGTGTTCTTTAATATCAAATGGTGGTGTGGCAAGCAGTTAGAGGACTATCATTTGCATTTTAATGAG GATAACTCTGCCATCTATGAGAGGATGATGACCTTGGCAACATTTGTGGAGGAATGTCTTGCTGATGAATGCAGAGACAATGAG TGTAGCAAATTAATGGATGCAACTGAAGCAGCATCTAAGTTAGTGCAATCATTTGTGGAAAAGTCAATTCAGGCTGCATACAAACGA GTCCTTGACTTACTGCATATAAAATCTAAAACGGAGCAAAAGCATCCTTTGGCTATCCTTGCTAATGAATTGAAGTTAATTGTTGAGAAAGATGCCAATGTGTTTATTCCCATATTATCCCTACATTTTCCTCAAGTGATAATGCATTCTTCTAGAATTTTGCACCAACTTTATGGGGAGCAGCTG aGGCCTTTCTTGGAAGGTGTCACACATCTTTCAGAAGGTGCCATCTCTGTGCTTGCAGCAGCTACTAGTTTAGAGCGTTCTCTGACTAAAATACTTGGTTCGATGTGCGGAGATGGTGTGGAATCACTTTGTAGCAATCATTTGCAACCATATCAGGTTTATTTTGCAGTTTCATTCTTATTTACATGA
- the LOC120278475 gene encoding protein unc-13 homolog isoform X3, with translation MDASRLLHLYRRDRRKLLEFVLSSAPAGTSSDSSLDLSSVDLDTLSIDYVLDRVQSGGGLDFSEGKKQFFDEMKFPVMLKSLPRSTFFLISNMNMSGSPPQRIPPQILSNVTYDRPSCLSKQSTPYTGPEIGQYGVEIGSGIAAAEVAQVQLGRDANLPSLGLPALRTGLSDDDVRETAYEILLASLFLSGVRVHFSEERKRSRHLKGLRSKKDVSNHRSLPTDSYSELLDIIRVQMEISESMDALIKQGLRGFCSGTMNENVDVPQIALELLTTISKSDFSNEKAYTHWHKRQVNTLEELLLGSHGFVTEQKLSSFFSELKNIRAWVSNNGSAGHVEVLTAIRRFASSLSSKPGKFGIPSETYYWTESYHLNLRLYEKFLSSVFDVLDDGQIIEVAEEIISIFKLTWPTLGITKKIHDILYCWVLFQQFTRTGEVTLLELAFFEIHKVASRSDGDVNEEAYFRSLICSAEVYCYKKKMSLVDAVFFNIKWWCGKQLEDYHLHFNEDNSAIYERMMTLATFVEECLADECRDNEK, from the exons ATGGACGCCTCTCGCCTGCTCCACCTCTACCGCCGCGACCGCAGGAAGCTCCTCGAGTTCGTGCTTTCCTCTGCCCCTGCTGGAACTTCTTCGGACTCCTCTTTGGATTTGAGCTCTGTTGATTTGGATACTCTTAGCATTGACTACGTCCTCGATCGCGTTCAATCCG GTGGAGGTCTTGATTTCTCCGAGGGTAAAAAGCAGTTCTTTGATGAAATGAAGTTCCCTGTTATG CTAAAATCATTACCTCGGAGTACATTTTTCCTTATTTCAAACATGAATATGTCTGGATCTCCTCCGCAGCGAATTCCTCCTCAGATTTTATCAAATGTAACTTATGACCGTCCATCATGTTTATCAAAGCAGTCAACTCCTTACACCGGTCCTGAAATTGGCCAGTATGGTGTTGAAATTGGTTCAGGAATTGCAGCAGCAGAAGTTGCACAAGTTCAATTAGGCAGAGATGCAAATTTGCCCTCTTTAGGTTTACCTGCCTTGCGCACAG GATTGTCAGATGATGATGTCAGAGAGACAGCCTATGAGATTCTGCTTGCTTCTCTGTTCCTCTCAGG AGTACGAGTGCATTTCTCTGAAGAGAGAAAGAGGTCAAGACACTTAAAAGGATTGAGGTCTAAAAAAGATGTGTCAAATCATCGTTCTCTACCCACAGATAGCTATTCTGAATTGCTGGATATAATTCGTGTACAAATGGAG ATTTCAGAATCAATGGATGCACTCATTAAACAAGGTTTGAGGGGCTTCTGTTCAGGGACAAtgaatgaaaatgttgatgTTCCCCAAATAGCACTGGAGCTGCTAACTACCATTAGTAAGTCAGATTTTTCTAATGAGAAGGCATACACACATTGGCATAAGAGACAG GTAAATACCTTGGAAGAGCTACTTCTTGGTTCTCATGGATTTGTTACTGAACAAAAACTAAGTAGTTTCTTCTCAGAGCTAAAAAATATAAGG GCTTGGGTTTCAAATAATGGCTCCGCTGGACATGTTGAAGTTCTGACTGCTATAAGAAGATTTGCTTCAAGTTTGTCCAGTAAGCCTGGAAAGTTTGGCATTCCAAGTGAAACCTACTACTGGACAGAGAGCTACCATCTAAATCTTAGGCTTTATGAGAAATTTCTCTCCAGTGTTTTTGATGTTCTTGACGATGGTCAGATTATAGAG GTGGCTGAGGaaattatttccattttcaaGCTGACCTGGCCCACATTAGGAATCACTAAAAAGATACATGACATATTATATTGTTGGGTGCTTTTTCAACAG TTCACACGGACCGGAGAGGTTACACTATTAGAATTGGCCTTCTTTGAAATACATAAGGTTGCATCAAGAAGTGACGGTGATGTAAATGAGGAGGCGTACTTTAGAAGTCTTATTTGTTCAGCAGAGGTTTACTGCTATAAAAAGAAGATGAGTTTGGTAGATGCTGTGTTCTTTAATATCAAATGGTGGTGTGGCAAGCAGTTAGAGGACTATCATTTGCATTTTAATGAG GATAACTCTGCCATCTATGAGAGGATGATGACCTTGGCAACATTTGTGGAGGAATGTCTTGCTGATGAATGCAGAGACAATGAG AAATAA